In the Candidatus Nitrospira nitrificans genome, one interval contains:
- a CDS encoding class I SAM-dependent methyltransferase encodes MKPDGGRKTSRGFWEQSHGGKIRLRLPSLLNVGTRDILRLLSRRIRPGMSVLEIGFAPGKHLAYVAKNLGGCVHGVDYSEPGVVIATQLFAALEIKGELRCEDAFSVSFPRGSFDFVYSIGFVEHFEDARPIVRLHLEMAKPGGKVMIAVPNYGGIYGHLQRRLDPDNLAIHNLGIMSVAGLQATLPEDLTAAAEASPAGCLSPWLLSLDRWLPAAPARLLSLGVNAAGLMQPFEVAVASPLLVLDVTRAPS; translated from the coding sequence GTGAAGCCTGACGGAGGACGCAAGACGTCTCGTGGGTTTTGGGAGCAGTCCCATGGTGGGAAGATTCGGCTGCGTCTTCCGTCTCTTCTGAATGTAGGCACGCGGGATATTCTGCGCCTGCTCAGTCGTCGGATCCGTCCCGGAATGAGTGTCTTGGAAATCGGTTTCGCTCCGGGAAAACATTTGGCGTATGTCGCGAAGAACCTGGGGGGATGTGTGCATGGTGTCGACTATTCGGAACCGGGAGTCGTGATCGCTACGCAATTGTTTGCGGCGCTCGAGATCAAGGGAGAATTGAGATGCGAAGATGCATTTTCGGTTTCCTTCCCTCGAGGGTCCTTTGATTTCGTGTACAGCATCGGATTCGTGGAACACTTTGAAGACGCGCGTCCCATTGTTCGGCTTCACTTGGAGATGGCCAAGCCGGGCGGCAAGGTCATGATCGCGGTTCCCAACTACGGTGGGATCTACGGACATCTCCAGCGTCGGCTGGATCCGGACAACTTGGCGATCCACAATCTTGGGATTATGTCGGTTGCCGGACTGCAAGCCACTCTTCCCGAGGATCTCACGGCTGCCGCTGAAGCCTCTCCTGCCGGGTGTCTCTCACCGTGGCTCCTGAGTCTCGATCGATGGTTGCCGGCTGCTCCTGCGCGCCTGTTGTCACTGGGCGTCAATGCGGCGGGATTGATGCAGCCATTCGAGGTTGCTGTTGCCTCCCCCCTCCTGGTTCTGGATGTGACGCGCGCGCCGTCGTGA
- a CDS encoding oligosaccharide flippase family protein, with product MPTRTLAIDTVEENKSGSLIEGFYWSALNMGFTQGSTFLAAILIARMLGKEDFGKFAILYGTLLMVSSIAQLSIGTTATKFVAESLPHNKGRAGRILGLSASFALVSGCIASATLAALGPFVAHRMLYAPEMGQLFFVSSGFVLFSVLGAYQLGAVVGLHGQKTLGIFAMPAGLFHVGALVLGALAWGLAGVAIGLLGSAIFRWILQTNVLKSESTKRGIVHDIRHAWDERAVLISFALPAALAGLSTLPALWIGQVLLATHATGFEAVGIYAAGNNLRTMILFLPLALNSVGTAFLNTHWGARDAVRYRKTFWKNLGLTAALLIAGVGIIIAFAPQALSVFGQDFPGRSAELVVALMALAALPEGLAVSIYQIIQSRARMWTSLWLVAIPRDITFVALAFVLIPLHGAVGLAYAYLSAQLLSLLAVTGIAWFIGLKVTKASHEF from the coding sequence ATGCCGACCAGAACCCTTGCGATAGATACCGTGGAAGAGAACAAGTCTGGAAGTCTGATAGAGGGGTTTTATTGGTCTGCCCTCAATATGGGCTTCACCCAGGGGAGCACGTTTTTAGCAGCCATCCTGATCGCGCGGATGCTTGGAAAGGAGGATTTCGGAAAGTTCGCGATTCTCTACGGTACGTTGTTGATGGTATCAAGTATCGCCCAACTTTCCATCGGAACGACGGCAACCAAATTTGTGGCGGAGTCTCTTCCGCACAATAAGGGTCGGGCAGGCCGGATCTTGGGGCTTTCTGCGTCGTTTGCCCTTGTGTCTGGTTGCATTGCCTCCGCGACTCTTGCCGCCCTGGGTCCATTCGTTGCTCACCGAATGCTGTATGCGCCTGAGATGGGCCAGCTGTTTTTTGTCTCTTCGGGGTTCGTGTTGTTTTCCGTGCTCGGCGCCTATCAGTTGGGGGCGGTGGTGGGGTTGCACGGGCAGAAGACCCTGGGAATCTTCGCGATGCCGGCGGGGTTGTTCCATGTCGGAGCACTGGTCTTGGGCGCCTTGGCATGGGGCCTTGCAGGAGTGGCGATCGGTCTGTTGGGAAGCGCCATATTCCGCTGGATCCTCCAAACCAATGTGTTGAAAAGTGAATCGACAAAGCGGGGCATTGTGCATGACATCCGCCATGCGTGGGACGAAAGGGCTGTACTGATAAGCTTTGCTCTGCCGGCGGCATTGGCGGGCCTCTCAACACTGCCGGCGCTGTGGATCGGACAAGTACTGCTGGCAACACATGCCACCGGATTTGAAGCGGTCGGCATTTATGCGGCAGGAAACAATCTGCGTACCATGATTCTGTTCCTTCCGCTCGCGCTCAACAGCGTCGGGACAGCGTTTCTGAACACCCATTGGGGAGCGAGAGATGCTGTGCGATATCGGAAAACGTTCTGGAAAAATCTCGGCCTGACGGCCGCGTTGCTCATCGCGGGTGTGGGGATCATCATCGCATTCGCTCCGCAAGCTCTGTCGGTATTCGGGCAGGATTTTCCCGGCCGTTCTGCGGAGTTGGTCGTGGCGCTCATGGCTTTGGCAGCCTTGCCCGAAGGCCTCGCCGTGTCCATCTATCAAATCATCCAGAGTCGGGCAAGAATGTGGACCTCTCTTTGGCTCGTCGCGATACCGCGGGATATCACGTTTGTCGCCCTCGCGTTCGTTCTTATTCCGTTGCACGGCGCGGTTGGTCTGGCATACGCGTATCTTTCCGCCCAACTGCTCTCTCTGTTGGCGGTCACGGGCATTGCATGGTTCATCGGGCTGAAGGTGACCAAAGCATCTCATGAATTCTGA
- the asnB gene encoding asparagine synthase (glutamine-hydrolyzing), whose amino-acid sequence MCGIAGKIRFDGRPIARELVASMCNAMQQRGPDAVNYHFEPGVGLGQRRLSIIDLRHTAAPPLSNETNRIWVVFNGEIYNFRALRQELEGKGHTFRTETDTEVIVHLYEEYDVECVEKLHGMFALALWDADRRRLIAARDRLGKKPFYYASTTQGIVFASSLAALLHDHEISREPNFFAIDQFLERQYVPSPLTAFRSVRKLEPGHLLICEPGGRCETRRFWAATPRLVSRATERELQEELVRLTREAVRTRMISDVPLGALLSGGIDSGTIVALMAQESSGPIKTFSIGLEQTDMDELPYARLVAKRYGTDHTELVLKPDVVDILPKLIRCYGEPFADSSAVPTYYVSKLARQFVTVALSGDGGDESFGGYTHYGQTLAWEQLDFIPLCLRGAVLKPVEGVLSSLPFTDMASRCGRACMMARNELPGRYMTQTAIFKPQEKQAILTSRFRALINDSKNGDKGPTLPWRTTDDSLDWMIRHDLRFYLPDCLMVKVDVAAMANSLEVRSPLLDHHLVEFALTLPAKSKRSAGQGKAIMRKAFADLLPPEILNKPKTGFGIPLQKWLQVDLAAMMKGVLLDGRASRRGLLDQRFVQQMVHSHLAGDRDWSTRLWAIMVLELWFREFID is encoded by the coding sequence ATGTGCGGCATCGCGGGGAAGATCAGGTTTGATGGGCGTCCGATTGCCCGTGAGTTGGTTGCATCCATGTGCAACGCCATGCAACAGCGCGGGCCGGATGCCGTCAACTACCATTTTGAGCCGGGAGTGGGATTAGGTCAGCGCCGGTTATCGATTATCGACCTTCGTCATACCGCCGCGCCGCCGCTCTCGAATGAAACCAATCGCATATGGGTCGTATTCAACGGCGAGATCTACAATTTCCGCGCGCTCCGTCAGGAGTTAGAAGGGAAAGGTCACACGTTTAGAACGGAGACCGATACCGAAGTCATCGTTCATCTCTATGAAGAATACGATGTCGAATGTGTCGAGAAGTTGCACGGAATGTTTGCACTCGCTCTCTGGGATGCAGATCGCCGTCGACTGATAGCCGCGCGAGACAGATTAGGCAAGAAACCCTTCTATTACGCGAGTACGACACAGGGCATCGTGTTTGCCTCGTCACTCGCGGCGCTCTTGCACGATCATGAAATTTCGAGGGAACCCAACTTTTTTGCAATCGATCAATTTCTAGAGCGGCAGTACGTCCCCAGCCCTCTGACCGCCTTCAGGAGCGTCAGGAAACTGGAGCCCGGACACCTCCTGATCTGTGAGCCTGGTGGACGGTGCGAAACGCGCCGATTTTGGGCTGCAACTCCGCGGCTCGTCTCCCGGGCTACGGAGCGGGAGCTCCAGGAGGAGCTTGTCCGGTTGACTCGAGAGGCGGTTCGGACGCGAATGATCTCGGACGTGCCGCTGGGTGCGTTGCTGAGCGGAGGAATAGATTCCGGAACGATCGTCGCGCTCATGGCTCAAGAATCCTCCGGCCCGATCAAGACCTTTTCGATCGGCCTCGAACAAACAGACATGGACGAGCTCCCGTACGCTCGATTGGTCGCGAAACGATATGGGACGGATCACACGGAACTGGTGTTGAAGCCTGATGTCGTCGATATCTTACCTAAATTGATTCGCTGTTACGGGGAGCCATTTGCCGATTCTTCAGCGGTGCCCACCTATTACGTCTCGAAACTCGCGCGCCAGTTTGTCACCGTGGCGCTCAGCGGTGACGGCGGAGATGAAAGCTTTGGGGGCTACACGCACTACGGCCAAACACTCGCGTGGGAACAGTTGGACTTCATTCCGCTTTGCTTGCGCGGCGCGGTTCTAAAGCCGGTGGAAGGGGTTCTGTCGTCGCTTCCCTTCACCGATATGGCGTCACGCTGTGGCCGTGCATGTATGATGGCCAGAAATGAATTGCCGGGACGGTACATGACGCAGACGGCAATCTTCAAACCACAGGAAAAACAGGCGATTCTGACGAGCCGATTTCGAGCGTTGATCAATGACTCGAAGAATGGCGATAAAGGGCCCACCCTTCCCTGGCGGACGACGGATGACAGTCTTGATTGGATGATTCGCCATGACTTGCGATTCTATTTGCCCGATTGTTTGATGGTGAAGGTCGATGTGGCGGCGATGGCCAATAGTCTTGAGGTGCGGTCCCCGTTGCTGGACCACCACCTTGTCGAGTTCGCTCTGACGCTTCCTGCCAAGTCCAAACGAAGCGCCGGGCAGGGCAAGGCTATCATGCGGAAAGCATTTGCCGACTTGCTCCCACCGGAGATTCTGAATAAGCCCAAAACGGGATTCGGCATTCCCTTGCAGAAGTGGCTGCAGGTAGATCTCGCCGCCATGATGAAGGGCGTATTGCTTGATGGCCGCGCGTCACGTCGAGGTCTGCTTGACCAACGGTTCGTTCAACAGATGGTGCACTCGCATCTGGCGGGTGACCGGGATTGGAGTACCAGACTCTGGGCAATCATGGTCTTGGAACTCTGGTTCCGAGAGTTCATCGATTGA
- a CDS encoding class I SAM-dependent methyltransferase, with amino-acid sequence MKRATTEWYNCPNCSGKGAALSAISESDESGRSSSSLSCSRCRTAFPILDGVPRFVPPANYAGSFGYQWNLHRRAQLDSHTGLMISSARLFNVTGWSKDLEGQNVLEAGSGAGRFTEILLKTGATVFSFDYSSAVDANRLNNGSADNLCLFQADILRIPLRPRAFDKVLCLGVLQHTPDPGRAFTSLARCVKPGGELVVDVYARRLTALVSWKYLLRPITKRMDPRRLHAIVENMVDLSLPLAGWLRRHAGAIGARLLPIVEYSHLGLSPDLNREWAILDTFDMYSPAHDHPQSGATIRQWFRDAGMEQITVFDGPNGVIGKGRLPPAGQRSSAQQCAASSA; translated from the coding sequence ATGAAGCGCGCTACGACAGAGTGGTATAACTGCCCGAACTGTTCCGGCAAGGGCGCCGCGCTCTCTGCGATCTCGGAGTCCGACGAAAGCGGAAGATCTTCGTCGAGCCTGTCTTGCTCGCGGTGCCGTACGGCGTTTCCGATTCTTGATGGAGTCCCTCGGTTCGTTCCTCCGGCGAATTATGCGGGCTCCTTCGGGTATCAATGGAACCTGCACCGTCGGGCGCAACTAGACAGCCATACGGGGCTGATGATTTCCAGCGCACGGTTGTTTAACGTGACGGGATGGTCTAAAGACCTCGAGGGTCAGAACGTTCTGGAGGCTGGGTCGGGAGCGGGACGGTTCACGGAGATCCTCCTGAAGACCGGGGCGACCGTCTTCTCATTCGACTATTCATCGGCGGTGGATGCCAATAGGCTCAATAACGGCTCCGCCGATAACCTTTGCCTGTTCCAAGCGGACATTCTTCGCATCCCGCTCCGACCGAGGGCGTTTGACAAGGTGCTGTGCCTGGGCGTCTTGCAGCATACGCCGGACCCCGGCCGTGCGTTCACGTCTTTGGCTCGTTGCGTGAAGCCAGGTGGGGAACTTGTCGTGGATGTGTACGCACGCCGGCTGACCGCGCTCGTGTCCTGGAAGTATCTGCTGCGGCCGATTACCAAGCGGATGGACCCGAGGCGTCTCCACGCCATCGTGGAGAACATGGTCGATCTGTCACTGCCCTTGGCGGGTTGGTTGCGGCGTCACGCGGGAGCGATCGGGGCTCGTCTGTTGCCCATCGTGGAGTACTCCCATCTGGGGCTTTCTCCGGACCTCAACCGCGAATGGGCGATCCTGGACACCTTCGACATGTACTCTCCCGCTCACGATCATCCGCAAAGCGGTGCAACGATACGGCAGTGGTTTCGCGACGCTGGCATGGAGCAGATCACCGTCTTCGATGGCCCCAACGGTGTCATCGGCAAAGGTCGATTGCCGCCGGCCGGGCAGAGGAGTTCAGCGCAACAATGTGCGGCATCGTCGGCATAG
- a CDS encoding glycosyltransferase gives MPLSRQVKVLHCIPTLGGGGAERQLSYLTPALCARGVDVHVAALSGGVNESAIKRSNVTLHRIASSGNHDPRIVIRLLRLARRIKPDLIQTWIPQMDVVGGVVGCLLGIPHVLTERCSEEAYGWSWKNELRRCFGRRAVAVVANSEWGRAYWSTLRSKRPTVVIRNGVPVKEILSAESNRVPIPNTESLPRVVLAAGRFTEQKNFSLLLSALEEIFPRVPDSVAVICGEGPMRDVLVRQTQAHPFADRIRVHGFAENLWGLLKEASVFVSPSLFEGSPNTVLESMAANCPLVVSEIPPHREILGEESALFVDPRDPRALANAVCAVLEDGRAARRRAVCAASRVAQLSVENSAGQYLALYQSLVGSGGSHIEDLAHEARYDRVV, from the coding sequence ATGCCATTGTCCAGACAAGTGAAGGTTTTGCACTGCATTCCAACGCTGGGTGGTGGAGGAGCAGAGCGTCAACTGTCGTATCTGACACCGGCGTTGTGCGCTCGTGGAGTCGACGTTCACGTTGCCGCCCTTTCTGGAGGTGTCAATGAATCAGCCATCAAACGGTCGAACGTCACGCTTCACCGGATCGCTTCATCGGGGAACCATGACCCGCGTATTGTGATCCGATTGTTACGGCTTGCGAGACGTATCAAGCCTGACCTTATTCAAACATGGATCCCTCAAATGGACGTTGTGGGTGGGGTCGTTGGCTGCCTGCTTGGAATCCCTCACGTGTTGACTGAGCGTTGTTCGGAAGAAGCCTACGGTTGGTCGTGGAAGAATGAACTGAGGCGGTGTTTCGGACGCCGGGCCGTGGCGGTTGTGGCGAATTCAGAATGGGGAAGGGCCTATTGGTCCACGCTCAGGTCGAAGCGGCCGACCGTAGTGATTCGGAATGGTGTTCCCGTGAAGGAAATTCTGTCCGCCGAGTCGAATCGGGTGCCGATTCCGAACACGGAGTCTTTGCCCAGGGTAGTCCTGGCGGCGGGACGATTCACCGAGCAGAAGAATTTCAGCCTGTTGCTGAGCGCGTTGGAAGAGATATTCCCCAGAGTGCCGGATTCCGTTGCGGTCATCTGCGGCGAAGGGCCAATGCGCGACGTGCTCGTCAGGCAAACGCAGGCGCATCCTTTTGCCGATCGGATACGCGTTCATGGGTTTGCTGAGAATCTGTGGGGGCTGTTGAAGGAGGCCAGCGTCTTCGTGTCACCCAGTTTGTTCGAGGGAAGTCCCAATACGGTCTTGGAGTCGATGGCGGCAAATTGTCCCCTGGTGGTATCGGAGATTCCGCCACACAGGGAAATCTTGGGGGAAGAGTCGGCACTCTTCGTCGACCCTCGTGACCCTCGAGCTCTCGCGAACGCCGTGTGCGCGGTACTTGAGGACGGTCGCGCAGCGAGGCGTCGAGCCGTTTGTGCAGCAAGTCGGGTCGCGCAGTTATCGGTGGAAAATTCGGCGGGGCAGTATCTGGCCCTGTACCAGTCCCTCGTCGGATCCGGTGGATCTCACATTGAAGACCTCGCTCATGAAGCGCGCTACGACAGAGTGGTATAA
- a CDS encoding glycosyltransferase family 9 protein translates to MNVLIVRPDGIGDVLLSLPVATQLKRLLPGVTVGFLTSPTVAPLLDRHPDVDYVRTIRFTDPLKDLRRAFSQGVEAAIFLKPFRRLMWAAWLAGVPIRVATGYRWYSLLANRRIYEHRSDFLKHESEYNVDLLKGLGLRPQPVSRPALPLNEAERAAGASWWLGLPDPRVVVHPGGISARRWRPEQYRDLVVALADRGYGVALTGSDLERQEFGKDLPLSTALPSGVVDLMGKLSLRELMSMMANAHVVVSGATGPAHLAAALGIPTVTLFDPRRNNLPVRWKPLGTGVLLRPDVPTCDKCIGEVCPYWDCLDRFTVATVTSIISKVSETPSALTVLHI, encoded by the coding sequence ATGAATGTTCTGATCGTTCGCCCCGACGGCATCGGCGACGTCTTGCTCTCTCTTCCCGTCGCGACCCAACTCAAGCGGCTTCTGCCGGGGGTCACCGTCGGGTTTCTCACCAGTCCTACCGTCGCGCCCCTTCTTGATCGGCATCCCGACGTGGACTATGTGCGGACGATTCGTTTCACAGACCCGTTGAAGGACCTCCGGCGCGCCTTTTCGCAGGGAGTCGAGGCGGCGATTTTTTTGAAGCCGTTTCGCCGTCTGATGTGGGCCGCATGGCTGGCCGGTGTCCCGATTCGCGTGGCCACGGGTTACCGTTGGTACAGCCTGTTGGCCAATCGCCGTATCTATGAACATCGCAGCGATTTTCTAAAACATGAATCGGAGTACAACGTCGACCTGTTGAAGGGGTTGGGGCTCCGCCCTCAGCCTGTGAGCCGACCGGCGCTGCCCCTGAACGAGGCCGAACGAGCGGCAGGGGCATCGTGGTGGTTGGGATTGCCGGATCCTCGAGTCGTGGTCCATCCGGGAGGAATTTCCGCGCGTCGCTGGCGGCCGGAGCAGTACCGTGACCTGGTCGTGGCATTGGCCGACAGAGGGTACGGCGTGGCGCTGACGGGCAGCGATCTGGAACGACAAGAGTTTGGGAAAGACCTGCCGTTGTCTACCGCGCTTCCTTCGGGGGTAGTAGATCTGATGGGGAAACTGTCGCTGCGAGAACTGATGTCGATGATGGCCAATGCTCATGTCGTCGTCTCAGGAGCAACAGGACCGGCTCACCTGGCGGCAGCTCTGGGCATCCCCACGGTGACCTTGTTTGATCCTCGACGAAACAATTTGCCGGTGAGATGGAAACCGCTTGGGACGGGAGTCTTGCTGCGACCGGATGTTCCTACTTGCGATAAATGTATCGGGGAGGTCTGTCCCTATTGGGATTGTCTTGATCGATTCACTGTTGCAACTGTCACGTCCATTATCTCCAAAGTTTCAGAGACTCCGTCAGCGCTTACCGTACTTCATATATAA
- a CDS encoding UpxY family transcription antiterminator, whose translation MSDDDVYRDKDPHTGSLHWYALRTKSRHEKLVRDQLDKQGIEPLLPTVKRLSQWKDRKKEIEVPLFSGYCFVRFSQREKAPVRQTTGVVEIIGSGSRPEPIPEQEIDALRRLMTSVLPYDPHPYLHEGMKVEVVRGPLQGVLGILMRKEKRHRLVIGVRLIQQAAAVEIDVNDVVPA comes from the coding sequence GTGTCCGATGACGACGTCTATAGAGACAAGGATCCCCACACCGGCAGCCTTCACTGGTACGCCTTACGTACGAAGTCTCGTCACGAAAAACTGGTGCGGGATCAGTTGGATAAGCAGGGAATCGAGCCGTTGCTTCCGACGGTCAAACGGCTGAGCCAGTGGAAGGATCGAAAGAAGGAAATCGAGGTCCCGCTGTTTTCCGGCTATTGTTTCGTGCGGTTTTCTCAGCGGGAGAAGGCACCGGTACGACAGACGACAGGCGTCGTCGAAATCATCGGCAGCGGAAGCCGGCCCGAACCGATTCCGGAGCAGGAAATTGATGCGCTCCGCCGTCTCATGACGAGTGTGCTTCCCTATGATCCACATCCCTATCTCCATGAAGGAATGAAGGTGGAAGTCGTTCGTGGCCCGTTGCAGGGGGTCCTCGGGATTCTGATGCGGAAAGAGAAACGACATCGCTTGGTGATCGGAGTGCGCCTGATTCAACAAGCAGCGGCGGTCGAAATCGATGTGAACGATGTGGTGCCCGCGTAG
- a CDS encoding winged helix-turn-helix transcriptional regulator: MNFQGQRDLLLLAEVERDGAVTQRSLSTKLGVALGLTNLYLKRLARKGHIKITTIPSHRVRYLLTPQGFAEKSRLAYLYMEYSLSHYRDMRARLRDTLSRAADNGTKRVVVYGTGELAEMAYLSLREMHMTLVGFVDDTQPESFLSYPVWPPEALSGWEFDAVLLTDFGRAAGHRATLGQYQVPDNKVIALTPVM; the protein is encoded by the coding sequence ATGAATTTCCAAGGGCAACGAGATCTTCTCTTACTGGCCGAGGTGGAGCGAGATGGTGCGGTCACGCAGCGGTCTCTCTCGACCAAGCTAGGGGTCGCTCTGGGGCTGACCAATCTCTATCTCAAGCGGTTGGCGCGGAAGGGTCATATCAAGATCACCACGATTCCCTCGCACCGAGTCCGGTATTTGCTGACCCCGCAAGGGTTTGCCGAGAAATCCAGACTGGCCTATCTCTATATGGAGTATTCCCTGTCTCACTACCGCGATATGCGCGCGCGGCTACGAGACACGCTGTCTCGCGCAGCGGACAACGGAACGAAACGCGTCGTCGTCTATGGAACCGGTGAACTGGCTGAGATGGCCTATCTGTCGCTCCGAGAAATGCATATGACCTTGGTTGGATTTGTCGATGATACCCAGCCTGAGTCGTTCTTGTCCTATCCGGTTTGGCCGCCGGAGGCATTGAGTGGATGGGAGTTCGACGCGGTGTTGTTGACGGATTTCGGGCGCGCGGCGGGGCACCGTGCCACACTCGGACAGTACCAGGTTCCGGATAACAAGGTCATCGCGCTTACTCCTGTGATGTAG
- a CDS encoding glycosyltransferase family protein, with product MNILYSFTKEGEEARIWEREITAASHGDVRFITFNHRRYLDPQQYVRAQLLDNLYYARHPGLMGLYQDFTQCLEKHRIDAVIVDTISPYHPDFLMTLPVFKVLRTGDGPLSAYDRDFAYLHAYDHVLYHSRAYSRDLTMDQKLRYCGAKSIEFWPLWLFDEMYDSSKAEDELFAQKRDIDIVFVGALFPNKMPLIAQVKKAFGSRCKIFGLAGWKKNAYFNVMYGFPGWVRPIATQAYVPLYQRAKIGFNVHNRGKYTVGGFRLFELPANGVMQISDGDEYLKDFFDVGKEIEGYSGTDELIDKIRYYLTHEQERIHIARNGFRRVMQAHRLKTRLAQAADLIAARLAGIENPCRR from the coding sequence ATGAACATCCTCTACTCTTTCACAAAGGAGGGTGAAGAAGCGCGTATCTGGGAACGTGAGATCACCGCCGCGTCACATGGCGACGTGCGATTCATCACCTTCAACCATCGCCGCTATTTGGACCCGCAACAGTACGTGCGCGCTCAACTTCTCGATAATCTGTATTACGCCAGACATCCGGGGTTGATGGGTCTCTATCAGGACTTCACGCAATGCCTGGAAAAGCACAGGATCGATGCCGTGATCGTCGATACGATTTCGCCCTACCACCCTGATTTCCTCATGACGCTTCCCGTTTTCAAGGTGCTCAGGACCGGCGACGGGCCTCTGAGCGCGTATGATCGAGACTTCGCCTATCTGCATGCCTACGACCACGTTCTCTATCATAGTCGTGCGTATAGCCGCGACCTAACGATGGACCAAAAGCTCCGCTATTGTGGCGCAAAATCCATCGAGTTTTGGCCCCTCTGGCTGTTTGACGAGATGTACGACTCTTCGAAAGCCGAGGACGAATTATTCGCTCAGAAGCGCGATATCGATATCGTATTCGTGGGGGCGCTGTTCCCGAATAAGATGCCGCTGATCGCGCAGGTGAAAAAAGCATTTGGCTCGCGCTGCAAGATTTTCGGTCTTGCAGGCTGGAAGAAGAACGCCTATTTTAACGTGATGTATGGTTTCCCGGGTTGGGTGCGTCCGATCGCGACCCAAGCGTACGTTCCCCTCTATCAGCGCGCGAAGATCGGATTCAATGTGCACAATCGAGGCAAATATACGGTCGGCGGGTTCCGTCTCTTTGAGTTGCCCGCCAATGGAGTCATGCAGATTTCTGATGGTGACGAGTATTTGAAGGACTTCTTCGATGTGGGAAAGGAAATCGAAGGATATTCCGGCACGGACGAATTGATCGACAAGATTCGCTATTATCTCACGCATGAACAAGAGCGGATCCACATCGCCCGCAATGGTTTCAGGAGGGTCATGCAGGCGCACAGATTGAAAACGAGGCTGGCGCAAGCAGCCGACCTCATCGCGGCAAGGTTGGCCGGTATCGAAAATCCGTGCAGGCGGTAG
- a CDS encoding class I SAM-dependent methyltransferase: MNSEQWSSNSPHPMPIDHEQWLSELHLCNFVNAYYQYRDLRSLGGGKSLLMVGPGQGIETAILRWQGFQVTTFDIDDKFHPDVVGSVHDMGMFQAESFDAVVASHVLEHLPVTYLDHALAEIARVGRFALVYLPVHGRHIQFRLKPGFGDIDKSAIIDLFNYMKKPTGMQADYMAGQHYWEVGMRGFRLHDLLGRFVQWFEVLQHYRNKDWLASHNFVLKSRHAGRNGGAP, translated from the coding sequence ATGAATTCTGAACAATGGTCTTCAAACTCACCGCATCCGATGCCCATCGACCACGAGCAATGGCTCTCCGAACTGCATTTGTGCAATTTCGTGAATGCCTACTATCAGTACCGGGACCTTCGATCTCTAGGCGGAGGGAAGAGTCTGCTCATGGTGGGCCCAGGCCAGGGGATTGAGACCGCGATCCTTCGTTGGCAAGGATTTCAGGTCACAACGTTCGACATCGATGACAAGTTTCACCCTGATGTCGTCGGCAGCGTGCACGACATGGGAATGTTCCAAGCGGAGAGTTTCGACGCCGTCGTCGCCTCGCATGTCCTGGAGCATTTGCCTGTCACATATCTGGATCACGCCCTTGCGGAAATCGCGCGTGTCGGTCGATTCGCGCTGGTGTATTTGCCGGTGCATGGGAGGCATATCCAGTTTCGGCTCAAGCCCGGCTTCGGGGATATCGACAAGTCAGCGATCATTGATCTGTTCAACTATATGAAAAAGCCGACAGGCATGCAGGCGGACTACATGGCAGGCCAGCACTACTGGGAGGTCGGCATGCGAGGGTTTCGGCTTCATGATTTACTCGGGCGATTCGTCCAGTGGTTCGAGGTGCTTCAACATTATCGGAACAAGGATTGGTTGGCGAGTCACAACTTTGTCTTGAAGTCCCGCCATGCAGGGCGGAACGGGGGAGCGCCGTGA